In the Sediminibacter sp. Hel_I_10 genome, one interval contains:
- a CDS encoding DUF3857 domain-containing protein has protein sequence MLLKNKKDAYSLILLVLICFNGYSQYSAEFKTNKEKYPESNIVRLLDEEVISIKLKNNDLEIAQSFIEEDLFLDESAIYGSKRALNFSSFFELQSVEATSYEYKDGKYKTYKVEDFVEKDELENSFHDDSKSLNFIYPNLSIGSKTKLEYTEIVKNPRFLSPIYFGDFFPIQHKKVTLIADKDIEFRFEEFNTEAYKIKFQKEEKRGNIIYTWELSDIDKFKSEQNIPSYNRLLPHIIPIISSYKSEGKTINVLKDVSDLYSWYYSLIKDINKSETDKQLVALVNNLIKDKKTDLEKAKAIYYWTQKNIKYIAFEYALGGFIPREANDVFKKKYGDCKDNSSILYEMLKIAGLEGNLTWIGTRTIPYTYNQVPTPMVDNHMILSIAIDNETYFLDATGRYLPIDMPSSFIQGKEALISKDPKSFEIKTVPIVPAKTNSFKELSKLYIDGDQLKGESTTELSGYYKIDFFNQLENENTTNKIKEYYNRKLRKGNNKFLIDSISEKNKFDYNNNLIVDYKFNIRDYTKNFNDEIYINLNLKQDISAYRTEDDRENDSEVKYQAYYEYTTILDIPEGYRVQYIPENFALETDYFNCSISYTINETSITYEHKLEMKFLNLNGQQQKENNKAIKLVEKNYKDIVILKKS, from the coding sequence ATGCTACTAAAAAATAAGAAAGACGCTTACTCCCTGATACTTCTAGTCCTCATTTGTTTTAACGGCTACTCGCAGTATTCTGCTGAATTTAAAACTAATAAAGAAAAATATCCAGAGTCTAACATCGTGAGATTATTAGACGAGGAAGTAATCTCCATAAAATTAAAAAACAATGATTTGGAGATTGCACAATCTTTTATTGAAGAAGATTTGTTTCTAGATGAATCTGCAATATACGGTTCAAAAAGAGCTTTAAATTTTTCTTCTTTTTTTGAGTTACAATCGGTAGAAGCCACCTCTTACGAATATAAAGATGGAAAGTACAAAACCTACAAGGTAGAAGATTTTGTAGAAAAGGACGAATTAGAAAATTCATTCCATGACGACAGCAAATCCTTAAACTTTATTTATCCCAATTTATCTATCGGGAGTAAAACTAAGCTAGAATATACAGAAATTGTCAAAAATCCGAGATTTCTAAGTCCTATATATTTTGGTGATTTTTTTCCAATTCAACATAAAAAAGTAACTCTAATAGCAGATAAGGACATTGAGTTTCGGTTTGAAGAATTTAACACCGAGGCTTATAAAATTAAATTTCAAAAAGAAGAAAAAAGAGGCAACATTATTTACACATGGGAGCTTTCAGATATTGATAAATTTAAAAGTGAGCAGAACATACCTAGCTACAATCGCCTCTTACCACATATTATACCTATAATCTCAAGTTATAAATCAGAAGGCAAGACAATTAATGTTTTAAAAGATGTTTCAGACCTTTATAGTTGGTATTATTCTCTAATAAAAGATATTAATAAGTCTGAAACAGACAAGCAGCTCGTTGCTCTAGTTAATAACTTAATTAAGGATAAAAAAACAGATCTAGAAAAAGCTAAAGCGATATATTATTGGACCCAGAAAAACATTAAATATATTGCTTTTGAGTATGCTTTAGGCGGTTTTATCCCAAGAGAGGCGAACGATGTTTTTAAAAAAAAGTATGGTGATTGTAAAGACAATTCAAGTATTTTGTATGAAATGCTAAAAATAGCTGGATTAGAAGGAAATTTAACTTGGATAGGAACTAGAACAATTCCCTACACTTACAATCAAGTTCCAACGCCTATGGTTGATAATCACATGATTCTCTCTATAGCTATTGATAACGAAACCTACTTTCTTGATGCTACCGGACGTTATTTACCTATAGACATGCCATCCTCTTTTATTCAAGGTAAAGAAGCTTTAATCTCAAAAGACCCTAAATCATTTGAAATTAAGACCGTTCCAATTGTACCCGCAAAGACTAATAGTTTTAAAGAATTGAGTAAACTCTATATAGACGGAGATCAACTTAAAGGTGAAAGCACTACAGAGCTTTCTGGATACTATAAAATTGATTTCTTTAATCAATTAGAAAATGAAAACACAACTAATAAAATAAAGGAATACTACAACAGAAAGCTACGCAAGGGAAACAACAAGTTTTTAATAGACAGTATCTCAGAAAAGAACAAATTTGACTATAACAATAACCTAATAGTAGATTACAAATTTAATATACGGGATTATACCAAAAATTTCAACGATGAAATATATATCAATTTAAATCTAAAACAAGATATATCCGCTTATAGAACCGAGGATGATAGAGAAAATGACTCCGAAGTGAAATATCAAGCCTATTATGAATACACAACCATCTTAGACATCCCCGAGGGATATCGTGTACAATATATCCCAGAGAATTTTGCTTTAGAAACCGATTATTTTAATTGCTCAATAAGCTACACAATCAATGAAACGTCCATTACGTACGAGCATAAGCTTGAGATGAAATTTTTGAATCTTAATGGTCAGCAGCAGAAAGAAAACAATAAAGCGATTAAGCTGGTAGAAAAAAATTATAAAGACATAGTCATTCTTAAAAAATCCTAA
- a CDS encoding DUF3857 domain-containing protein — MKYFSFIVLFFIINTELLCAQPFYKNYDWEDQPTYSNQDLADQDMVSLKEKTVSEFYFNDEGGLIEYFLEHKVYFLNSDETIESYNKVYLPYSSSSELMLNKARVITKNGTIINLDESKILTATNEETNKTYKYFAFEGIEKGGFIEYIYVVKRYPIYSGNRIDFQSTFTKNNIEFDVYSPNNLLFKFKSYNGLNEIKHDTLIENKQRWYLEIPKVELLEPESLSAYEAGKKFLIYALDENTATNVKEISSYASVAQNIYKFYKEDIPKKTRSQLQKNLKNIVLKDSDKTDTKIRAIEFYLKTNFFITEGKNEKLATLSDVLKDKVANESGIVKLYVALLEQLQIEYKLVYTCDRDYMNFDKSFEANNFLRDILIYFPETDKYLSPTETDSRYPFPPGYLTDTYGLFISEVAIGDFKSAVGKIDFIKSIEAEKSIDKMIIDVSFDDQDLSILDIQLEKEMSGYYAMYLHPFMNLINPEDKEEVLESYAKNLDENAIIKEKVIENESPELFGIKPLKFIINFNSEAFIEKAGQKYLIKIGELIGRQSELYQEKERILPVENEFQRSYIRTINLEIPKGYKIVNLKDISIKKSYSIDGKDLMSFESSYSLNDNILSIKADEFYKINHIETKVYEQYRSVINSAADFNKVTLILEPI, encoded by the coding sequence ATGAAGTATTTTTCATTCATAGTCCTGTTTTTTATTATAAATACAGAGCTTTTATGCGCTCAACCTTTTTACAAGAATTATGATTGGGAAGACCAACCAACATACAGTAACCAGGACTTAGCCGATCAAGATATGGTTTCTCTTAAGGAAAAAACCGTTTCAGAATTTTATTTCAATGATGAGGGTGGTTTGATAGAATATTTTTTAGAACATAAGGTGTATTTTTTAAATTCTGACGAAACCATAGAATCCTATAATAAGGTATACCTGCCCTACTCTTCAAGTTCAGAACTAATGCTAAATAAGGCTAGGGTTATTACAAAAAATGGAACGATTATTAATCTTGATGAGTCTAAAATATTGACGGCCACAAATGAAGAAACCAATAAAACATATAAGTATTTTGCATTTGAAGGAATAGAAAAGGGCGGATTTATAGAATATATCTACGTTGTGAAACGCTATCCTATTTATAGCGGAAATCGTATTGATTTTCAATCAACATTCACAAAAAATAATATTGAATTTGATGTTTATTCCCCGAATAACTTATTGTTCAAGTTTAAAAGCTATAATGGCTTGAATGAAATAAAACATGACACATTAATAGAAAACAAACAACGCTGGTATTTAGAAATTCCAAAAGTAGAACTATTGGAACCAGAATCTCTTTCAGCCTATGAAGCAGGTAAAAAATTTTTAATTTATGCTTTAGATGAAAACACTGCCACCAATGTTAAAGAAATAAGCTCATATGCTAGTGTTGCTCAAAACATTTACAAGTTTTACAAAGAAGATATTCCAAAAAAAACCCGGTCTCAACTACAAAAGAACCTAAAAAATATAGTTCTTAAAGACAGTGATAAAACAGATACCAAAATACGCGCTATTGAATTTTATTTAAAAACCAACTTTTTTATTACTGAAGGAAAGAATGAGAAATTAGCAACTCTTAGCGATGTTTTAAAAGACAAAGTAGCAAACGAGAGTGGTATTGTCAAATTATATGTAGCGCTTTTAGAACAACTTCAAATTGAATATAAACTCGTATATACTTGCGACAGAGACTACATGAACTTTGACAAATCCTTTGAGGCTAATAATTTTTTAAGAGATATCCTGATTTATTTTCCTGAAACAGATAAATATTTATCTCCTACAGAAACAGATTCTAGATACCCCTTTCCCCCAGGCTATTTAACTGACACTTATGGGCTTTTTATTTCAGAGGTAGCCATAGGTGATTTCAAATCTGCCGTCGGAAAAATCGATTTCATAAAGTCTATAGAAGCAGAAAAGAGTATAGATAAGATGATCATTGACGTCTCTTTTGACGATCAAGACCTATCTATTTTAGATATACAATTAGAAAAGGAAATGAGTGGATACTATGCCATGTATTTGCATCCTTTCATGAATTTGATTAACCCAGAGGATAAAGAGGAGGTTTTAGAAAGCTACGCCAAAAACCTAGATGAGAACGCCATTATCAAAGAGAAGGTTATAGAAAATGAGAGTCCTGAGCTATTTGGCATAAAACCTCTTAAGTTTATAATTAATTTTAATTCCGAAGCTTTTATTGAAAAAGCTGGGCAAAAATATCTAATAAAAATAGGAGAATTGATAGGAAGGCAGTCCGAGCTCTATCAAGAGAAAGAGAGAATACTACCGGTCGAAAACGAGTTCCAAAGAAGCTATATTAGAACTATTAATCTAGAAATCCCAAAGGGTTACAAAATAGTTAACCTTAAAGATATTTCAATTAAAAAAAGTTATTCTATAGATGGAAAAGATCTGATGAGCTTTGAGTCCTCATACTCTTTAAATGATAATATACTCAGTATTAAAGCCGATGAATTTTATAAGATCAACCATATTGAAACTAAAGTTTATGAGCAATACAGATCAGTAATTAATAGTGCTGCCGATTTTAATAAAGTAACATTAATTCTAGAACCTATCTAA
- a CDS encoding ribose-phosphate pyrophosphokinase — translation MPEAATEAKIFACTQSKDLAEKIAKTFGAPLGNVITSTYSDGEFQPSYEESIRGTRIFIIGSTHPGPQNLMEMLLMIDAAKRASARHITAVLPYFGWARQDRKDKPRVPIAAKLVAKMLEAAGATRIITMDLHADQIQGFFEKPVDHLFASTIFLPYLKNLGLDNLTIASPDMGGSKRAYAYSKALESDVVICYKQRAKANVISHMELIGDVTGKNVVLVDDMVDTAGTLTKAADLMMEKGALSVRAICTHPILSGDAYKKLENSKLEELIVTDSIPLKQKSDKIRVLSCADLFAGVMHNVHYNRSISSKFLM, via the coding sequence ATGCCAGAAGCAGCTACAGAAGCAAAGATTTTTGCATGTACACAAAGTAAGGATCTCGCAGAAAAAATTGCGAAGACCTTTGGTGCACCTTTAGGCAATGTAATTACCTCTACTTATAGCGATGGTGAATTTCAACCATCTTATGAAGAATCTATAAGAGGTACGAGAATTTTTATCATCGGTTCAACCCATCCTGGTCCGCAAAACTTAATGGAAATGCTCTTGATGATTGATGCTGCAAAGCGTGCGTCAGCAAGACACATCACAGCTGTTTTACCTTACTTTGGTTGGGCAAGACAAGACAGAAAAGATAAACCGAGAGTACCAATAGCTGCAAAACTAGTAGCAAAAATGCTAGAAGCCGCAGGTGCAACCCGTATTATTACGATGGATCTGCATGCCGATCAAATCCAAGGTTTTTTCGAAAAACCTGTAGATCATTTGTTTGCATCTACCATCTTTTTACCTTATCTCAAAAATTTAGGATTAGATAACCTAACCATTGCTTCTCCAGACATGGGTGGTTCTAAAAGAGCATATGCCTATTCAAAAGCACTAGAAAGCGATGTGGTTATCTGTTATAAACAACGCGCTAAGGCTAACGTGATTTCTCATATGGAACTTATTGGTGACGTTACAGGAAAAAATGTTGTTTTAGTAGATGATATGGTAGATACCGCTGGGACGTTGACCAAAGCTGCAGATCTTATGATGGAAAAAGGTGCTTTGAGCGTAAGAGCGATTTGTACCCATCCTATATTATCTGGTGATGCTTATAAAAAACTAGAGAACTCTAAATTAGAAGAATTGATCGTCACCGATTCTATTCCGCTAAAACAAAAAAGCGATAAAATAAGAGTACTTAGCTGTGCCGATCTTTTTGCAGGCGTAATGCATAATGTGCATTACAACAGATCTATCAGCTCAAAATTTTTAATGTAA
- a CDS encoding 50S ribosomal protein L25/general stress protein Ctc, translating into MKSITINGSQRESVGKKATKALRNAGQVPCVLYGGDQTMHFSAPELAFSKLVYTPNAHTVVIAIDNGETYDAVLQDIQFHPVTDRILHVDFYRLFEDKEIAMNIPVHVIGTSKGVLAGGILRRNRRKLRVKALPKNLPDFLEADITPLKIGDKLFVTSLEGSDYTLLHTDNTVVCQIKTARTAVVIDDEDEDEDLEEGAEGTAEGDVPSTETDDVAAVKE; encoded by the coding sequence ATGAAATCAATTACAATCAATGGATCTCAAAGAGAAAGCGTGGGCAAGAAAGCAACAAAAGCCTTACGTAATGCTGGTCAGGTTCCTTGCGTATTATACGGAGGAGACCAAACTATGCATTTCTCTGCACCAGAATTGGCATTCTCTAAACTAGTATACACGCCTAATGCGCATACAGTTGTGATTGCTATAGACAATGGCGAAACTTATGATGCTGTATTACAAGACATCCAGTTTCACCCTGTAACCGACAGAATCCTTCACGTGGATTTCTACCGTCTCTTCGAAGACAAAGAAATTGCAATGAACATTCCAGTACACGTTATTGGTACTTCTAAAGGAGTTCTTGCCGGTGGTATTCTTAGAAGAAACAGACGTAAACTACGTGTTAAAGCTTTACCTAAAAACCTTCCTGATTTCTTAGAAGCGGATATTACGCCTCTAAAAATTGGTGACAAATTATTTGTTACCTCTCTAGAAGGTAGCGATTATACACTACTTCACACTGATAACACTGTTGTTTGCCAGATTAAAACTGCAAGAACAGCTGTCGTTATTGATGACGAAGATGAAGATGAAGATCTTGAAGAAGGAGCAGAAGGAACAGCTGAAGGAGATGTTCCTTCAACTGAAACAGATGATGTTGCTGCTGTTAAGGAGTAA
- the pth gene encoding aminoacyl-tRNA hydrolase, which produces MKKFLIVGLGNIGAEYANTRHNIGFKILDALAQAEDLTFETQKLGDISTYKLKGRTFILLKPNTYMNLSGKAILYWLTKEKIPLENLLVITDDLNLPFGTIRLKTKGSAGGHNGLKDTQDKLQTNQYNRFRFGISDAFTKGKQVNYVLGEWTDEENQALKTRLQKSVELIKSFGTAGVNNTMNTYNGA; this is translated from the coding sequence ATGAAAAAATTTTTAATTGTCGGATTAGGAAATATCGGTGCAGAATACGCCAATACAAGACACAATATTGGTTTCAAGATTTTGGATGCGCTTGCTCAAGCCGAAGACCTTACTTTTGAAACTCAAAAATTAGGGGACATTTCGACCTATAAACTGAAAGGCCGAACCTTTATCTTACTCAAACCAAACACCTATATGAATCTTAGTGGTAAAGCTATTTTATACTGGCTTACAAAAGAAAAGATTCCTCTAGAAAACCTCTTAGTAATTACAGATGACCTCAACCTTCCATTTGGAACCATTAGACTTAAAACCAAAGGGAGTGCCGGCGGCCATAACGGCTTAAAAGACACACAAGACAAGCTTCAGACCAACCAATATAACAGATTTAGATTTGGCATTAGTGACGCCTTCACCAAAGGAAAGCAAGTTAATTATGTGCTTGGAGAGTGGACCGATGAAGAAAACCAAGCGCTTAAAACACGGCTTCAAAAATCTGTAGAACTTATAAAATCTTTTGGAACTGCGGGTGTTAATAACACTATGAACACATATAATGGTGCATAA
- a CDS encoding M43 family zinc metalloprotease: protein MNKNTLFFFFLLFIFGTVLINAQEKTNFFKNLPEPVNGIIKCASDEYNTQLLKQYPEMMGSERFEETIQQRIQQISNTNERRLVVRLPIVVHVVHAGEPIGINSNISEAQVLSQIQVLNEDYRKLEGTNGFNTDPLGADTEIEFFLAQEDPDCNPTNGIHRVLRSSLPNGGGDIDSDIKPATIWDSSKYINMWVLQLGGGLLGYAQFPGGDPMTDGVVMGYQYFGSNDAAGVNIGGVYNLGRTTTHELGHYLGLLHTFQGGCGPQGDLVADTPFEAGPNYGCPSVIPDTCPAATGDDPIENYMDYSDDACMNIFTNGQNSRIQAVLSTSRSGLVSSDVPEIPLPEVSYDASLKILGFDDVCGSKVPNVQLTNYGTEELTSATINYSFNEGASTTLNWTGSIAQGVSTIINLPQIDGPLGVNILDASVIQTNTDQRVCNDSDSSVFEITEVTEVGAENLFFSITTDDYSDETVWEFTNGSGEVVASGGPYNGTSEDNTIFTATIPINEGECYSFVINDAASDGICCLYGLGSFELRENDIDGNIIFEGGNFDSQDNFSFVANTLGVNDYFSNNDMYLFPNPSNNFVEIKLSNTINLPDSFEIINMLGQSISKRTIRDLSDLNIDASNFSNGVYFIKLTKEQSFNVLRLVKQ, encoded by the coding sequence ATGAATAAAAATACCCTCTTTTTCTTTTTTCTTCTTTTCATTTTCGGTACAGTTCTCATCAACGCTCAAGAAAAAACAAACTTTTTTAAAAATCTTCCAGAACCAGTGAATGGAATCATCAAGTGTGCCTCAGATGAATATAATACGCAACTCTTAAAACAATACCCAGAAATGATGGGTAGTGAGCGTTTCGAAGAAACAATCCAACAAAGAATACAACAAATTTCAAACACAAACGAAAGACGTTTAGTCGTAAGACTACCTATAGTTGTTCATGTAGTTCATGCAGGAGAACCCATTGGGATTAATTCCAATATTTCAGAAGCTCAGGTACTTTCTCAAATACAAGTGCTAAATGAGGATTACAGAAAATTAGAGGGGACTAATGGTTTTAATACAGATCCTTTAGGGGCAGATACTGAAATTGAATTTTTTCTGGCTCAAGAAGACCCTGATTGTAATCCAACCAATGGTATACATCGCGTGCTTAGAAGCTCTCTTCCCAATGGAGGAGGTGATATTGATAGCGACATAAAACCCGCTACCATTTGGGATTCTTCGAAATATATAAATATGTGGGTCTTGCAGTTAGGTGGTGGATTATTAGGATACGCACAATTTCCTGGTGGAGATCCAATGACTGATGGCGTTGTAATGGGATATCAGTATTTTGGTTCTAATGATGCCGCGGGAGTTAACATAGGAGGTGTATATAATCTAGGAAGAACTACCACACACGAACTTGGCCACTATTTGGGGCTTTTACACACCTTTCAAGGAGGTTGTGGGCCTCAAGGCGATTTGGTAGCCGACACGCCATTTGAAGCTGGACCGAACTATGGTTGTCCAAGTGTTATTCCAGATACTTGTCCTGCCGCCACAGGTGATGATCCAATTGAAAACTATATGGATTATTCTGATGATGCTTGTATGAACATTTTTACCAATGGTCAAAATTCAAGAATTCAAGCCGTTCTATCTACTTCTAGATCTGGATTAGTTTCGAGTGATGTTCCTGAAATTCCTTTGCCTGAAGTTTCCTATGATGCTAGCCTTAAAATTTTAGGTTTTGATGACGTTTGTGGTTCAAAAGTCCCTAACGTTCAATTGACCAATTATGGTACAGAAGAATTGACCTCTGCAACTATTAATTATTCTTTTAATGAAGGAGCTAGTACTACCTTAAATTGGACAGGCTCCATAGCGCAAGGAGTATCCACAATCATTAATCTCCCTCAGATTGATGGTCCATTAGGAGTAAATATTTTAGATGCGTCTGTCATTCAAACAAATACCGATCAAAGAGTTTGTAATGATAGCGATAGCAGTGTTTTTGAGATTACAGAAGTTACGGAAGTAGGAGCTGAAAATTTATTCTTTTCAATAACTACTGATGATTATTCGGATGAAACCGTTTGGGAGTTTACCAATGGGTCAGGTGAAGTTGTTGCTTCGGGCGGACCTTACAATGGCACTTCTGAAGACAATACAATCTTTACTGCAACCATACCAATCAATGAGGGAGAATGCTATAGCTTCGTAATTAATGATGCGGCCTCAGATGGTATTTGCTGTCTATACGGACTAGGGTCTTTCGAGTTGAGAGAAAATGATATAGATGGAAACATAATTTTTGAGGGTGGCAATTTTGATAGTCAAGACAACTTTAGTTTTGTGGCAAACACACTTGGAGTAAATGATTATTTTAGTAATAATGATATGTACTTGTTTCCCAATCCTTCCAATAATTTTGTAGAGATTAAATTATCGAACACCATCAATTTACCAGATAGCTTCGAAATTATAAATATGCTAGGACAATCTATAAGCAAAAGAACAATACGAGATTTAAGTGATTTAAATATTGATGCCTCTAATTTTAGCAATGGGGTATATTTTATAAAGCTTACAAAAGAACAATCCTTTAATGTATTGCGCTTAGTCAAACAATAA
- a CDS encoding bifunctional riboflavin kinase/FAD synthetase, which produces MSISNTSKSHNFGDAVATIGTFDGVHIGHQKIIKKIISVANSKGLKSVILTFFPHPRMVLQPDYDLKLLHTIEEREIMLKSFGLDQLVVKPFTKAFSSLSALDYVEQILVMELKVKHVIIGYDHHFGKNRSANIDDLKVFGEKFNFEVAEIPAQDIEEVAVSSTKIRQALLDGDLQTANSYLGYPFFLTGQVIKGKGLGKTISFPTANIHIEAKYKLIPKNGVYVVSSEIDSKPVYGMMNIGTNPTVNNQNTQSIEVHFFDFDQDLYGKELVVKMHLRLRDEHKFNSLEQLKLQLDKDKVEAKHFIKTHA; this is translated from the coding sequence GTGAGCATTTCAAATACTTCCAAATCACATAATTTTGGCGATGCAGTGGCGACTATAGGCACCTTTGATGGTGTTCATATTGGTCATCAAAAAATTATCAAGAAAATAATTTCTGTCGCTAATTCAAAAGGGCTCAAATCTGTCATCCTTACTTTCTTTCCACATCCAAGAATGGTGCTACAGCCAGATTATGATCTTAAACTTTTACATACCATTGAAGAGCGGGAAATTATGCTCAAAAGTTTTGGATTGGATCAATTGGTTGTAAAGCCTTTTACAAAGGCTTTTTCTAGTTTGTCTGCTCTAGATTATGTTGAGCAGATTCTAGTAATGGAGCTCAAGGTGAAACACGTTATCATTGGATACGATCACCACTTCGGCAAAAACCGGAGCGCAAATATTGATGATCTTAAGGTTTTTGGAGAAAAATTCAATTTTGAAGTCGCCGAAATTCCCGCACAGGACATAGAGGAGGTTGCCGTAAGTTCTACTAAAATAAGACAGGCTTTGCTTGATGGCGATTTACAAACGGCAAATTCTTATTTAGGCTATCCCTTCTTTTTAACAGGCCAAGTTATTAAAGGAAAAGGTTTAGGCAAAACCATCTCATTTCCTACTGCCAACATCCACATTGAAGCCAAATACAAACTTATTCCTAAAAATGGAGTTTATGTTGTCTCATCAGAGATTGACTCAAAACCTGTTTACGGGATGATGAATATAGGCACCAACCCAACCGTTAACAATCAAAATACCCAATCTATAGAAGTGCATTTTTTTGATTTTGACCAAGATCTTTATGGAAAAGAACTTGTCGTTAAAATGCATTTGAGACTTAGAGATGAGCATAAGTTTAACTCTCTAGAGCAACTCAAATTACAGCTCGACAAAGATAAAGTTGAAGCCAAACACTTCATTAAAACCCATGCGTAA
- a CDS encoding HTTM domain-containing protein, with the protein MRKFLFKHIDNSALVIFRIIFGALIFLESVGAIFTGWIKRTLIEPDFTFNFIGFEFLQPLPGNWMYAYYALMGLFGLMVMIGYKYRWSMLSFTVMWSAVYLMQKTSYNNHYYLLMLLSAMMTIVPAHQYCSVDARQNPSLKSVSMPNWCRWIFIIQMVIVYTYAAKAKIYPDWLNLTVPELLMKSKKDYFLIGDLLQQHWIHYLIAYGGILFDGLVIPLLLWKPTRKFAFIASIFFHLFNSFVFQVGIFPYLSLAFALFFFGPKTVHKIFLKRKPYYDAAEIKAPRHANVFMALFTAYFIIQAVLPLRQHLLPDDVLWTEEGHRLSWRMMLRSKSGSTSYRVVNKTTGKVTPIRMSDYLTKKQIRSASSKPDVIWQFAQRLKSIYAEKGEDVEVYVRSYISVNGKKSQPLIDPKVDLSSVEWQHLRHNDWILPSVPDENK; encoded by the coding sequence ATGCGTAAATTTCTTTTTAAACATATAGACAATAGCGCATTAGTAATCTTCAGAATTATTTTTGGTGCTCTAATTTTTCTAGAAAGTGTTGGCGCCATATTTACAGGCTGGATCAAACGCACCTTAATTGAGCCTGATTTTACATTTAATTTTATTGGATTTGAGTTTTTACAACCCTTACCCGGTAATTGGATGTACGCCTACTATGCGCTTATGGGACTCTTTGGATTGATGGTCATGATAGGTTACAAGTACAGATGGAGCATGCTGTCTTTTACTGTAATGTGGAGCGCCGTATACTTAATGCAAAAAACATCTTACAATAACCATTATTATTTATTGATGCTGTTGAGTGCCATGATGACCATTGTTCCCGCTCATCAATATTGCTCTGTTGATGCTAGGCAAAATCCAAGTCTAAAATCAGTCTCGATGCCTAATTGGTGCCGATGGATATTTATCATACAAATGGTTATTGTTTACACCTATGCTGCCAAAGCCAAGATATATCCCGATTGGCTTAATCTCACTGTGCCAGAGCTCTTAATGAAGAGCAAGAAAGACTATTTTCTCATTGGAGACCTGCTACAACAGCATTGGATACACTATTTAATTGCCTATGGTGGAATTCTGTTTGACGGTCTTGTGATCCCACTTTTACTTTGGAAACCAACCCGAAAATTTGCGTTTATTGCCTCTATTTTCTTTCATCTATTCAATTCCTTTGTTTTTCAAGTAGGTATATTCCCTTACTTATCCCTGGCTTTTGCTTTGTTCTTTTTTGGCCCAAAGACCGTTCACAAAATATTTTTAAAACGAAAACCTTATTATGACGCGGCCGAAATAAAAGCGCCCAGACACGCCAATGTCTTTATGGCCTTATTTACCGCATATTTTATAATCCAGGCCGTATTGCCTCTAAGACAGCACCTCCTGCCCGATGATGTGCTATGGACAGAAGAAGGCCACAGACTCTCGTGGCGCATGATGCTGCGCTCTAAAAGTGGTAGCACGAGCTATAGGGTAGTGAACAAAACAACAGGTAAAGTGACCCCGATTAGAATGAGTGACTACCTTACCAAAAAGCAGATACGCTCTGCCAGTTCAAAACCAGACGTGATTTGGCAATTTGCGCAACGCCTAAAGTCTATTTATGCCGAAAAAGGAGAAGACGTAGAAGTGTACGTACGGTCCTATATAAGTGTGAACGGGAAGAAAAGTCAGCCATTAATTGATCCTAAAGTAGACCTGTCTTCAGTAGAATGGCAACATTTAAGGCATAATGATTGGATTTTACCATCCGTACCAGACGAAAATAAGTGA